The DNA region TACGGACGTACTGGGGCATGACAGCGTGAAACGGATTGTGTCCCCATATGGCCTGACTCGTCGGACAGCAGGGGGCGGCGTATCGACGGCCCCGCACGCGAGAGGCGGGAGTTCGTCGGCACCAAGTCACTTCACCGGGCCGACGTGGCCGTGTACGTGGCGACCTGCCCGTTCTCCCGAGAAGCACACGACATCGCGGTGCAGGCCGGTGTCACCGCCGTCCACCGAGTGCTGCTGGAGGCCGGGAGCCCGGGCCCGGCCCTTCAGGTGCTGCGCTGAAGCCCGCCACCCGGACGCCGAGGGGGCCCCGGACGGCTCAGCGCAGTTCGGCAGGCTTCGTGCGGTCCTGGTCGACCTTCTCCGTACGGACCAGCTCACCCCACACGATGTAGCGGTACGTCGACGTGTAGACCGGCGTGCACGTGGTCAGCGTGATGTAGCGGCCGGGCTTCTTCACCCCGGACTCCTTCGGCACCGGTGCGATCGCGTCGACGTTGTACTTCGACGTCTCCGGGAGCTCCGCGTAGACCTTGTAGACGTACCAGGTGTCCTTGGTCTCGAAGACGATCGCGTCGCCCTTCCCGACCTTGTCGATGTTGTGGAACTTGGCGCCGTGCCCGTCCCGGTGCGCGGCGAGCGTGAAGTTGCCCTCCTCGTCCGAGGGCAGCGCCGACTTCACCGGGTCCGTGTAGTACCCGGCGATCCCGTTGTTGAGGGTCTCGGGGTCGGTGCCCTTCTTGACCAGCACCTCACCGTTCTTCATGGCGGGTACGTGCAGGAAGCCGATGCCGTCCTTGGTGTCCAGCTCGCCGGGACCGCGGCCCTGGGCCCAGTGGCCGCGGACGGTGTCGCCCTGCTTTCCGGCCTCCCGGTCGGCGAGCACGTTGGTCCACCACAGCGAGTAGGCGACGAAGAGACCCAGCACGAGGCCCGCGGTGATCAGCAGTTCACCGAGGAGGCTCACCGCCGCCGCGACGGGATGGCGGCTCCGGCGCCGCGCCGGGGGCACCGCCACCTCGGCACGCTCTTCCTGCTCGGTCCTCGCTGCCACCGCACCCGCCCCTGTCGTGATGTCGCCCAGCCCGCTCAGCCGACGAGCGCGTCGGGCTTGCCCTCGCTGCGCGGCCGTTCGTCAACCATTTTGCCCCACACGATCATTCGGTACGTACTCGTGAATTCCGGCGTACACGTCGTCAGGGTGACGTACCTGCCCGGACCGGTGAAACCGGAACCCTGCGGCACGTCGTCGATCACCGCGACGTTGGACGGTGCCGTCTGGGGAAGGATGCTGGTCATCTCGTACGTGTAGTACGCGTCCTGGGTCTCCACCACGATCGGGTCACCGGGCTTCAGCTTGTTGATGTACCGGAACGGCTCGCCGTGGGTGTTGCGGTGCCCCGCCACCGCGAAGTTGCCCTGCTTCGCCGACGGCATCGCGGTCTTCAGCGTGCCCTCGGAGTAGTGGCCGACCATCCCTCGGTCGAGCACCTTCTCCTTGTTGATGCCCTCGGCGATCGGTGCGACGACGTCCAGCTTCGGGATGTGCATGATGGCGAAGCCCTGGCCGGGCTCGAAGGCGCCCGGGGTGCGCGCCCCGCTCGCCCATCGGTCCTGGATCCTGTGTGTCTCACGGCCGGCGATCTGGTCGGCGCGGACGTTGGTCCACCACAGCTGGTAGGTGACGAAGAGGAGCATCAGGACGCCGAAGGTGATGAACACCTCCCCGACGACCCGGCTGGCCACGACGGCCGGGCTGTCCTTCGCGGCCCGGGCCGCCCGCCTGGCCTCCAGACGTGACATCGGTGCCGCCGGCGGCCCGGCGGACACTTCTGCCCGGCCTGGTTCCGGACGGCGTCGTCCGCGCCCCTTCGCCGCCCGCCGGCGCTCGGCCCGTCCGCCCGTCGGCACCGCCCGCGCCTGGTCCCCCTCCCGCTCCGCCTCAGGACCGGCGGACGGGGCGGAGCCGAGGTCCCCGAAGTCGTCGCGGTCGCCGGGGCTGTCGAGTGCGTCGTAGTCGTCGCCGTCGCCGACATCACCGCCGCCGGACGCGTCCCGGCTCCCGACGGCAGGCAGGACGACGGTCTCGTCGGGGATCGCCGGGGCGACCGGGGCCCTCTCCCCGTACGGCGCGAAGCCGTGCTCCACGTCCCCCGTCGGCGGACCGGCCTGCGGAAGCTGAGAGGTCAGGGCGGTCTGCGGGACCTGGGCCTGCGGGGCCGGAGCGGCCTGCCGCACCGGGGCCTGAGGGACAGGCACGGCCTGCGGGACCCGAGGCGGCTGCGCGGCCCGCTGTGGGTCGGCGGCCCGCGGTGGGTGGGCGGCCTGGGAGGCGGGGTACGGCTCCTGGGGGCCGTACCAGTCCCGTCGGTAGCCCTCCGGGTCGTACCACTCGTCAGGCGTCTCCACGGGCTGCTCAGCGCCCTGCTGGGCCGTCGGCGCGCTCGTCGCCCCCGTGCCCCCCTCGCCGCGCTCCGGGGCCGTCTCCGCCCGGAACCAGGGGGAGGTGTGCCGGCCCGGGACCGGCAGCGGATCGTTCAGCGGGTCCGCGAGCCGGTCCACCGCCGCCTCGAAGGTGCCGTCGGCCTCATACGCTCCCCGCGCGAACGGGCCGCCGCCGTCGCGCTCGGGGCCCGGTGGGGTCACGCGACGGCCTTGCCCACCACCGGGGCGAGCCCCGCCGACCTCGCGACGGCCCCGGTGTCGCCACACCGCACGAGCCAGTTGGCCAGCATCAGGTGCCCGTGCTCCGTGAGCACCGACTCCGGGTGGAACTGCACACCCTCCACCGCCAGTTCACGGTGGCGCAGCCCCATGACGATCCCGTCGGCCGTACGCGCCGTGATCTCCAGCACGTCGGGCACGGCCGCCGGTTCGGCGGCCAGGGAGTGGTAGCGCGTCGCGGTGAACGGGGACGGCAGACCGGCGAACACACCCTCGCCCCCGTGGAACACCGGAGAGGTCTTGCCGTGCAGCAGCTCCGGCGCCCGGCCCACCACACCGCCGTACGCCACGGCCATCGACTGCATGCCCAGGCAGACCCCGAAGACCGGGACACCGGCGCCCGCGCAGTGGTGCACCATCTCGATACAGACGCCCGCCTGCTCGGGTGTCCCGGGACCCGGTGAGAGCAGGACGCCGTCGAAGCCGTCCTCCGCGTGGGCGGTGGTCACCTCGTCGTTGCGCACCACCTCGCACTCGGCGCCGAGCTGACAGAGGTACTGGACGAGGTTGTAGACGAAGCTGTCGTAGTTGTCGACGACGAGAACGCGCGCGCTCACCGGCCGGCCCCCGCTCCGGCGCCCTGGCCGTCCACCGTGACGTCGCCGAACGGCA from Streptomyces sp. NBC_01754 includes:
- a CDS encoding class E sortase: MAARTEQEERAEVAVPPARRRSRHPVAAAVSLLGELLITAGLVLGLFVAYSLWWTNVLADREAGKQGDTVRGHWAQGRGPGELDTKDGIGFLHVPAMKNGEVLVKKGTDPETLNNGIAGYYTDPVKSALPSDEEGNFTLAAHRDGHGAKFHNIDKVGKGDAIVFETKDTWYVYKVYAELPETSKYNVDAIAPVPKESGVKKPGRYITLTTCTPVYTSTYRYIVWGELVRTEKVDQDRTKPAELR
- a CDS encoding class E sortase encodes the protein METPDEWYDPEGYRRDWYGPQEPYPASQAAHPPRAADPQRAAQPPRVPQAVPVPQAPVRQAAPAPQAQVPQTALTSQLPQAGPPTGDVEHGFAPYGERAPVAPAIPDETVVLPAVGSRDASGGGDVGDGDDYDALDSPGDRDDFGDLGSAPSAGPEAEREGDQARAVPTGGRAERRRAAKGRGRRRPEPGRAEVSAGPPAAPMSRLEARRAARAAKDSPAVVASRVVGEVFITFGVLMLLFVTYQLWWTNVRADQIAGRETHRIQDRWASGARTPGAFEPGQGFAIMHIPKLDVVAPIAEGINKEKVLDRGMVGHYSEGTLKTAMPSAKQGNFAVAGHRNTHGEPFRYINKLKPGDPIVVETQDAYYTYEMTSILPQTAPSNVAVIDDVPQGSGFTGPGRYVTLTTCTPEFTSTYRMIVWGKMVDERPRSEGKPDALVG
- a CDS encoding aminodeoxychorismate/anthranilate synthase component II; this translates as MSARVLVVDNYDSFVYNLVQYLCQLGAECEVVRNDEVTTAHAEDGFDGVLLSPGPGTPEQAGVCIEMVHHCAGAGVPVFGVCLGMQSMAVAYGGVVGRAPELLHGKTSPVFHGGEGVFAGLPSPFTATRYHSLAAEPAAVPDVLEITARTADGIVMGLRHRELAVEGVQFHPESVLTEHGHLMLANWLVRCGDTGAVARSAGLAPVVGKAVA